The Mus musculus strain C57BL/6J chromosome 2, GRCm38.p6 C57BL/6J genome has a window encoding:
- the Olfr141 gene encoding olfactory receptor 141 translates to MRNITEATFFVLKGLTDNNELQIILFLLFLAIYIFTLIGNVGLIILVVGDSQLHNPMYCFLSVLSSVDACYSTDITPNMLVGFMSKSKIISFYGCATQMFLAVTFGTTECFLLAAMAYDRYVAIHDPLLYAVSMSPRVYIPLIIASYAGGIVHAIIHTVATFSLSFCRSNEVKHIFCDIPPLLAISCSETYVNELLLFFFVSFIELVTILIVLVSYAFILLSILKMNSSEGRRKVFSTCGAHLTAVSIYYGTILFMYVRPSSNYSLEHDMIVSTFYTIGIPMLNPIIYSLRNKDVKEAMKRVLRKKLILNIELKN, encoded by the coding sequence ATGAGGAACATCACAGAAGCTACTTTCTTTGTTCTCAAGGGACTCACAGACAACAATGAACTTCAGATCATTCTATTTCTCCTCTTTCTAGCAATTTACATTTTTACTCTGATAGGAAATGTAGGACTTATTATTTTAGTTGTTGGGGATTCTCAGCTCCACAACCCTATGTACTGTTTTCTCAGTGTGTTATCTTCTGTAGATGCCTGTTATTCTACAGATATCACCCCAAATATGCTAGTAGGCTTTATGTCTAAAAgcaaaatcatttcattttatgGTTGTGCAACACAGATGTTTCTTGCTGTTACATTTGGAACCACAGAATGCTTTCTTTTGGCAGCAATGGCTTATGACCGATATGTAGCCATTCATGACCCACTTCTGTATGCAGTGAGCATGTCTCCTCGAGTCTATATACCACTTATCATTGCATCCTATGCTGGTGGAATTGTGCATGCTATTATCCACACAGTGGCCACTTTCAGCCTGTCTTTCTGTCGGTCCAATGAAGTCAAACATATATTCTGTGATATACCACCTCTTCTTGCTATTTCCTGCTCTGAAACTTATGTAAATGAGCTCTTGCTCTTCTTCTTCGTGAGTTTCATCGAGCTAGTCACCATTCTGATTGTCCTGGTCTCCTATGCTTTTATCCTGTTGTCAATTCTGAAGATGAATTCATctgaagggagaagaaaagtcTTCTCTACATGTGGAGCTCACCTCACTGCTGTGTCCATTTATTATGGCACAATCCTCTTCATGTATGTAAGACCTAGTTCCAACTATTCCCTGGAGCATGACATGATAGTGTCTACATTTTATACCATTGGGATTCCCATGCTCAACCCCATCATCTACAGTCTGAGAAACAAAGATGTAAAAGAGGCAATGAAAAgagttttgagaaaaaaattaatattaaacatagaattaaaaaattaa
- the Olfr1094 gene encoding olfactory receptor 1094 yields the protein MSIHSPGYTVRRIPVNNVTDTTMFILTGFTDDADLQVLLFLLFFVIYLFTLIGNLGLVLLVIGDSRLHNPMYYFLSVLSFLDACYSTVVTPKMLVNFISNDKSISYPGCVTEMFLFVTFGTTECFLLAAMAYDRFVAIYNPLLYAVKMSPRVYIPLIIACYSGGIMHATIHTVATFSLSFCASNEIRHVFCDIPPLLAISCSNTNINQLLLFYCVGSIEIITILIVLVSYSFILFAILKMNSAEGRRKIFSTCGSHLTGVSIYHGTILFMYVRPSSNYALEHDMIVSTFYTIVIPMLNPIIYSLRNKDVKEAMKKIFERNFFMNKVHFKL from the coding sequence ATGTCGATACATTCACCAGGTTACACTGTACGAAGAATTCCAGTGAACAATGTGACAGACACCACCATGTTTATACTAACAGGCTTCACTGATGACGCTGACCTGCAAGTCTtgttatttcttctgttttttgtgATTTATCTTTTTACTCTCATAGGCAACTTAGGACTTGTTTTGCTTGTCATTGGAGATTCCCGGCTTCACAATCCaatgtattattttttaagtgttttatcaTTCCTAGATGCCTGTTATTCCACCGTTGTCACTCCGAAGATGTTGGtcaattttatttcaaatgataAATCTATTTCATACCCTGGTTGTGTAACAGAGATGTTTCTCTTTGTTACGTTTGGAACCACAGAATGCTTCCTGTTGGCAGCAATGGCTTATGATCGCTTTGTAGCTATCTACAATCCACTTCTGTATGCAGTGAAAATGTCACCTAGAGTCTACATACCTCTCATTATAGCTTGTTATTCAGGAGGGATTATGCATGCTACTATACATACAGTGGCTACCTTTAGCCTTTCTTTCTGTGCATCCAATGAGATTAGGCATGTCTTCTGTGATATTCCTCCATTGCTTGCTATTTCTTGTTCAAACACAAATATAAATCAGCTTCTGCTCTTCTATTGTGTAGGCTCCATTGAGATCATCACCATCCTGATTGTCCTGGTCTCTTACAGTTTCATACTCTTTGCAATTCTTAAGATGAATTCTGCAGAAGGGAGGAGAAAAATATTCTCTACATGTGGTTCTCACCTTACAGGAGTGTCCATTTATCATGGGACAATTCTTTTCATGTATGTGAGACCTAGTTCCAACTATGCCTTGGAACATGACATGATTGTGTCCACATTTTATACCATTGTGATTCCAATGCTGAATCCTATCATCTACAGTCTGAGAAACAAAGATGTAAAAGAGGCAATGAAAAAGATTTTTGAGAGAAATTTCTTCATGAACAAAGtgcattttaaattataa